In the Phaeobacter gallaeciensis genome, one interval contains:
- a CDS encoding FkbM family methyltransferase has protein sequence MIAEAWIRARKALYRMRGHYAGQLNGVPFRLDPYHSKFWRKAAAGKWEPETFQVLDAHLGKDHDYLDIGAWIGPTVLYGAHKARRVMCFEPDPVAFRHLAWNLELNAIDNVSAFSVAISQGFGLARMASFGGEAGDSMSSLLNDGDHGSDVMTIGWQDFAAKADLSRVSLVKLDIEGAEFDVLPQMIPWLKEQRPALYLSTHAPFLPEETRKARMAELADLLSFYGECHPDNGAQAGFEALTTTRALTQFPTFLFK, from the coding sequence ATGATCGCCGAGGCCTGGATCCGCGCCCGCAAAGCGCTCTACCGCATGCGGGGCCACTATGCAGGTCAGTTGAACGGCGTTCCCTTTCGGCTGGATCCCTACCATTCCAAGTTCTGGCGCAAGGCCGCGGCAGGCAAGTGGGAGCCGGAGACCTTTCAGGTGCTGGATGCCCATCTGGGCAAGGACCACGATTACCTCGACATCGGCGCCTGGATCGGCCCCACCGTCCTATACGGCGCGCACAAGGCACGGCGGGTGATGTGTTTTGAACCTGACCCCGTTGCCTTCCGCCATCTGGCCTGGAACCTGGAGCTGAACGCCATCGACAATGTCTCGGCCTTTTCCGTGGCGATCAGCCAAGGCTTCGGTCTGGCGCGCATGGCATCTTTTGGTGGCGAAGCCGGAGACAGCATGAGCAGCCTTCTGAACGATGGCGATCACGGATCTGATGTGATGACCATCGGCTGGCAGGATTTCGCGGCAAAAGCGGATCTGTCGCGCGTTTCGCTGGTCAAGCTTGATATCGAAGGCGCCGAATTCGACGTGCTGCCGCAGATGATCCCCTGGCTGAAAGAGCAGCGCCCGGCGCTCTACCTGTCCACCCACGCGCCATTCCTGCCGGAAGAGACCCGCAAGGCGCGGATGGCAGAGCTGGCCGATCTTCTGTCCTTTTACGGCGAATGCCACCCTGACAATGGGGCGCAGGCCGGGTTTGAGGCTCTCACCACCACCCGCGCCTTGACGCAATTCCCCACGTTTCTGTTCAAGTGA
- a CDS encoding sarcosine oxidase subunit gamma, which yields MSNPVSALGGASYAGMATLEEAGLQGMITLRGDLSSKTLQQAVKVATGADVPAPRRITTTESGAVAWMSPDELLLLLPYADAEAKTVALAEALSGEHALAVNVSDARTFFHLSGAGAREVLGKVCPVDFDATAFTPGDFRRTRMAQVAAAFWLDEEETFHIVCFRSVAGYVFNLLKAAAHPQSKVGVY from the coding sequence ATGTCTAATCCTGTGAGCGCCCTGGGCGGCGCCAGCTACGCCGGAATGGCCACGCTGGAAGAGGCCGGTCTGCAGGGGATGATCACCCTGCGCGGCGATCTGTCCTCCAAGACCCTGCAACAGGCGGTGAAGGTGGCCACCGGCGCAGATGTGCCGGCGCCTCGCCGGATCACCACCACCGAGAGCGGCGCCGTGGCCTGGATGTCCCCGGATGAGTTGCTGTTGCTGCTGCCATATGCCGACGCCGAAGCCAAGACCGTGGCGCTGGCAGAAGCTCTGTCGGGCGAGCACGCTCTGGCGGTGAATGTCTCTGATGCGCGGACTTTTTTCCACCTCTCGGGCGCAGGTGCGCGCGAGGTTCTGGGCAAGGTCTGTCCGGTGGATTTCGATGCGACAGCCTTCACCCCCGGCGATTTCCGCCGCACCCGCATGGCGCAGGTGGCTGCGGCCTTCTGGCTGGATGAAGAGGAGACCTTCCACATTGTCTGTTTCCGCTCTGTCGCGGGATATGTCTTCAACCTGCTGAAGGCGGCTGCGCACCCGCAATCGAAGGTTGGCGTCTACTGA